Genomic window (Cellulosilyticum lentocellum DSM 5427):
CCCTGCTAATTCTTCATCTGATTCCATAGCCCCTGCCATAATTGCACTTGAAACTGCTACAGGTGTCCCAAACAAAGTAATAAGTGCTGGATATTCTGTTGTCGTAAAATGGATAAACTGTGTATGCTGAGATAAAAGCAGTGCTCCACTTAAAGTAAGCAGTGGCGCCACGATTAAACGCCATACCGTTCCAATCATAATATCCTTAGCCAACGCTTTAACAGCTGAAAATCTAAACTGCCCTCCTAATACAATAAGTGCCAAAGGCGATGCAATACTGCTGATATTCTTAATAGCAGTATGTAAAAATGGTAAATGGGTTTTTAATGTAAAAGCATAACTCTTAGTTGCCTCATCATAAGGTATAAAGCCACGTATAACTAAACACATCATGCCTAATGCCACGCCAATAATAAGCGGATTTTTACAGATGCTAATTAAAATCTGTTTGGGGCCAATCTTATTTCCTTTTGGATCCTCTACATAAATAGATAACGCAACAACAGCTAAAATATTATAAAGAGGGATGCTAAAAGCTGAGATAACAGCAGCAATAGCAACTGCCTTAGAACCTCCTAATGCTTCGGATAAGGGAATGCCTATAATTGCAAAATTAGATCTAAAAATACATTGTAAGATAACTCCTTTTTTGCGTGGATCTGATGTACATAGCTTGACTGTTAACATTCCTAATACGAATAAAATTAAAATAGCTAGCACAACAAATGTGATAACACTCCAGTTTAACTCGCTTAAATTATCTATAGAATAAACATTATAAAAAAGTAACCCAGGCAATGCTATGTTAAACACAAAGGCATTAGCTTTTTTTAAAAATGCTTCATCAAAAAATTCAATTTGCTTTAAACCATAACCTAATGCAATAAGCAGGATAAGTGGTAAAATAGCATTGGCTGAAAATATAAAGGTATCCATTATTTGTTTCTCCTTATGTACTCTTTTTGTCTTTTAATACGTCTTTTCTACCCCCTCATTATAACTGAATGTTATAAAAAAAACGACTTTTCTTTTAAGAATAAAACGGGCAAAATAATAAGGGGCTTTCGCGCTAAAAACATATCCCTTATAAATATACAGTTTGTTAGGCTAAAACAAATTTATCGCCTTGATGATTGTATAAATATAAGCTGAAATGCTTAATGCGGCAGCCCCACAGTTTTAAACATATTTTTCTCTTTATACTTCATAAATAGAATAGTTTTTTCCTTCTCTCATCATAACAGGGATGACTTCTAATGGTGTAGGTGTTGTGATTACTTGACCCCCCTCGTAGGTTTGTTTTGTATAAGCATCCACCCACTTAGTGCCTTCTGGTAAATAGACCTGTCTTTCCTTCATACCTGCTTCCATGACAGGTGCTACTAATAAATCAGGGCCGAACATATATTGGTCTTCTACCTCCCAACATTTTGTATCCTTTGGAAAATCGAAGAACATAGGACGCATAACGGGCTCACCCTTATCACTAGCTGTTTTCATACATGCTCTTATGTAAGGACGTAAATGTTCACGAATAAAGAGAAATTGTTTTAAAATCTCATAGTTATCTTCTCCAAAGCTCCACACTTCATTGTCTTGTCCTGAGGTTAATTGACGCACACCATTGATAAATTCTTCTTCTCTTTCATACCATGGTGAACGTTCTCCATGCATACGAAAAACTGGACAAAAAGCGCCCCAAGCAAACCAGCGCACTAATAATTCTTGAAAAGCTTTATCTTTAATATCTCCACCTAAGAAACCACCAATATCAGAAGTCCACCAAGGAATGCCTGCAATCCCCATATTCAGTCCTGCTTGAAGCTGCTCTCTCATTGCCCTAAAGGAAGAGTAAATATCTCCTGACCAAGTCAGTACCCCATATTTTTGGCTACCTGCCCAAGCACATCTCACCAAACTTAAAATTTCTGTTTCTCCCTCAGCTTTTAAACCATCATAAAAGCCTTTAGCATACATTGCCGGGTAAATATTAGTACACATTAGAGCTGGTCCTTCATAATAACGGTAATTGTCAAAATCGTAAGGTCCATACTCAGGTTCAGCTTCATCTAACCAGAAACAGCGAATGCCTTTATTATAATAATGCTCTTTGCAACGTTCCCATACAAATTGCTGTGCACCTGGATGAGTAGCATCATAAAAAATCGTATTTCCCATCCAAGTCATATGATTTTCATTACCACGGTCTGCATGTACTAGGTAACCTCTATCAGCCATTTCTGCGAAATTCTCACTTTTTTCATCTATGGTAGGCCATACAGAAACCACAGTTTCAATACCCATCTCTTTGAGTTCCTTCACCATAGCTTCTGGATCTGGCCAATCGCGTGGCTCAAATTTAAAATCGCCTTGTCTGGTCCAGTGGAAAAAGTCAACGACAATAGCATCCATAGGAAGTCCTCTTCTTTTATGTTCCCTCGCTACACTAAGAAGCTCCTCTTGATTACGATAACGTAATTTACATTGCCAATACCCTAAACCATACTCTGGCATCATGGGTGTTCTACCTGTTACAGCGCTATATTGCTCTTCTATTTCACTCGGTGTATCCCCTGCTGTAATATAATAATCTAACTTCTTGGTGCGCTGTGCATACCACTCCGTTTTATTAGTACCAAAATGAGCTGTTCCTATAGCTGGATTATTCCATAAAAGTCCATAACCACGACTAGAAATCATAAAAGGAACACTAGCTTGACTATTACGATGAGCAAGTTCTAATAAAGCTCCCTTTTTATTCAGCTGACGTTCTTGATATTGACCCATTCCAAATATTTTTTCGTCATCAAAAGCTTCAAAACGTGCCATTAAGGTATAATCGCTGCTTCCTGCTATAGGTTTTAATTCCCTTGCATCTATACGTAGTGGCACACAATAACGATTTAGACGATTGCGGTTACGCCAGTATTCAGCTGTTAATAACTCACCTTTTTGATTATAATAGCTAATCCACCCTTCATGAGAAACTTTAGCTGTAATCTTGCCATTAGTGATACTTGCTTCTGTGGCTTTCATATGATACGCCTTATAAGCATCTCCCTTGTACCATGGGTCTGTGACATCTATTTCATTAAACACAATGGTTGCCTTACAGTCTTCTACCTTTTCGGTTAAAGCCCAGTCCTTAGTATCCATAACTGCTTCTTTGGTCATTCTTACCCTAAGACCATTCATTCCCCAAGGTTCAATCCATACCTCAGATAACCCCTCTGCTATAATGAGTTTATTATTCTCTTGTTGTAATCTCATGCTACCTTTCCCCCTTATTAATTTCTCTTTTATTTGCTTCAATCTTTTTAACTAATTGTATTTAATTCAATATGTAAATTTATTCCATATTCTAAAATGCTCATTTTATTTTCAAATAGTTAAAGTATTACTTTAACCTTCTTCACTCATAGGCTCTCCATATAGAACGCCCCTTGAACCTGTGGCAATAAAGAATCTCCCAAAAGTACGACTATCTCCCTCTATACTGTTAATGTCACCAAACATCTGATGCTCAGTACTTAATTTTACCCATGTTTTCCCCTCATCTAAAGAACGATAAAAACCATAATCACCTTTTAAATCCCCACAAATATATAAGGCTTTATCCTCTTTAAAATAATCACCATTAGGTCTTATAACTCCTAGACCAATACGATAAATGATTTCGTCTTCATCACTGAGCTTCTTTAAGGAGAGTTGATCTTCACGCGCATCATACTGCATCTTCCATAAGCCTTTTTCTCTTAGAGCCATATAAAAAATACCTTCTTTTCCACTTTCACCTCTAATTTCAGTCTGGTTAGCGCAGTCAATCAAAGCAAAGTTCACTCCTTTAAGCTGCTGATTTACTGGATACTCTTTAAAAGAAGCTCCACTATCTTTACTTATATAAATGCTCCCTTCACTATCAAAGCCATACATAAGCCGGCTATTCATGCGATCCGCAAACACTTTCATACCTCTATGATTAATGCGCTTATTCTCTAAGTTATAAATCTCACAGCATTTAAAGCTTTTTCCTCCATCTTCACTGTGAATCATGGTACACATAGGTAGTTCTATATTGTCAGCAATACTCCATACCAAATGGTCACAATCAGGTGATAAAGCTACCCACCCAGCATTTACATTAGGTTGTTCAATAGTCCTTAGCTTTTCATCTATTTCCTTAGACAAACCATATGGCATTTTTAGTCTTTCAAAAGTTTTTCCTTGGTCTTTGGATAAAATAAGACCACCTTTTGTTTTACCTGTCCAATTACCTCTGGCTGTCACCACTAGTACCTCCGGATTTAGATCAGAATAGTCTGCATTAATACAAGTAATATAACGATTCCCCTCGGCATCTGCAAAGGAATTGTCACAAGCCACCTTAAGGTCTTCAAAAGCAAATCCACCTAGATCTCCTAATATATCGATGAGCTTTACCTTTCCTGCTGGAGGACTATATACATTAAGATGTACTGTTTCTTCGATTCCTGTTGTATCATCTTGAAAATGAGGTAAAGTACTCATCAAATCTTTAGAACCAAAGATTCCTGTTCCTGAATTAAACCATACTTCATTCCCATTAAAAGGATTAATTTTAATATCACTTAGCCAATGTAAAATGGAATGACCACCATTGTATTCTGGCTTCATATAAGAAGTAACAAAGCTTAAATTACCTAACTTCAAATCATCTAGTACAGTTTCCCAATGTTCACCATAATCATAAGAGCGATAAATACAATCTCCATCCTCTTTACACAAGGTTGTAGCTACTAATAATCCAGGTTGAGTTTTGCAAGAACTTATTCCACTAAAACCGTATTCTAAATCTTCATTTGTTTCACTCTCC
Coding sequences:
- a CDS encoding WD40/YVTN/BNR-like repeat-containing protein, with protein sequence MTIKKQIPYHYEHAPIPGGGYVTGFVFHPQKPDVLYARTDIGGVYRYDYEKSKWKSLMDHVTQTDLSESYPIAIGLNINHPEWLLIACGVNEDNKGILAISKDGGKSFTYEAIPTLVHGNLNGRGTGLRLIVDAQEDQTIYFASQQGGLLRSKDLGKSWESLEVQGEKYMTFIWQSKDAKTLVVGTAGVTTKQSDEERGHSVYVSYDGGSHFEKLWQPEKSHVVGSRMSGYVAQRYDDDGNYLYITFSETGRRSYVKENGYSCDSGDALAGRIIRYERDTEGKIISYREITPYRESETNEDLEYGFSGISSCKTQPGLLVATTLCKEDGDCIYRSYDYGEHWETVLDDLKLGNLSFVTSYMKPEYNGGHSILHWLSDIKINPFNGNEVWFNSGTGIFGSKDLMSTLPHFQDDTTGIEETVHLNVYSPPAGKVKLIDILGDLGGFAFEDLKVACDNSFADAEGNRYITCINADYSDLNPEVLVVTARGNWTGKTKGGLILSKDQGKTFERLKMPYGLSKEIDEKLRTIEQPNVNAGWVALSPDCDHLVWSIADNIELPMCTMIHSEDGGKSFKCCEIYNLENKRINHRGMKVFADRMNSRLMYGFDSEGSIYISKDSGASFKEYPVNQQLKGVNFALIDCANQTEIRGESGKEGIFYMALREKGLWKMQYDAREDQLSLKKLSDEDEIIYRIGLGVIRPNGDYFKEDKALYICGDLKGDYGFYRSLDEGKTWVKLSTEHQMFGDINSIEGDSRTFGRFFIATGSRGVLYGEPMSEEG
- a CDS encoding glycoside hydrolase family 31 protein; its protein translation is MRLQQENNKLIIAEGLSEVWIEPWGMNGLRVRMTKEAVMDTKDWALTEKVEDCKATIVFNEIDVTDPWYKGDAYKAYHMKATEASITNGKITAKVSHEGWISYYNQKGELLTAEYWRNRNRLNRYCVPLRIDARELKPIAGSSDYTLMARFEAFDDEKIFGMGQYQERQLNKKGALLELAHRNSQASVPFMISSRGYGLLWNNPAIGTAHFGTNKTEWYAQRTKKLDYYITAGDTPSEIEEQYSAVTGRTPMMPEYGLGYWQCKLRYRNQEELLSVAREHKRRGLPMDAIVVDFFHWTRQGDFKFEPRDWPDPEAMVKELKEMGIETVVSVWPTIDEKSENFAEMADRGYLVHADRGNENHMTWMGNTIFYDATHPGAQQFVWERCKEHYYNKGIRCFWLDEAEPEYGPYDFDNYRYYEGPALMCTNIYPAMYAKGFYDGLKAEGETEILSLVRCAWAGSQKYGVLTWSGDIYSSFRAMREQLQAGLNMGIAGIPWWTSDIGGFLGGDIKDKAFQELLVRWFAWGAFCPVFRMHGERSPWYEREEEFINGVRQLTSGQDNEVWSFGEDNYEILKQFLFIREHLRPYIRACMKTASDKGEPVMRPMFFDFPKDTKCWEVEDQYMFGPDLLVAPVMEAGMKERQVYLPEGTKWVDAYTKQTYEGGQVITTPTPLEVIPVMMREGKNYSIYEV
- a CDS encoding AEC family transporter, whose product is MDTFIFSANAILPLILLIALGYGLKQIEFFDEAFLKKANAFVFNIALPGLLFYNVYSIDNLSELNWSVITFVVLAILILFVLGMLTVKLCTSDPRKKGVILQCIFRSNFAIIGIPLSEALGGSKAVAIAAVISAFSIPLYNILAVVALSIYVEDPKGNKIGPKQILISICKNPLIIGVALGMMCLVIRGFIPYDEATKSYAFTLKTHLPFLHTAIKNISSIASPLALIVLGGQFRFSAVKALAKDIMIGTVWRLIVAPLLTLSGALLLSQHTQFIHFTTTEYPALITLFGTPVAVSSAIMAGAMESDEELAGQLVVWTSLLSMPSLFIIIMLFRSMQLL